In Podarcis muralis chromosome 14, rPodMur119.hap1.1, whole genome shotgun sequence, one genomic interval encodes:
- the SH2D7 gene encoding SH2 domain-containing protein 7 has protein sequence MEASLEIENQPSEMLRDLVLRWFLQAQVPLMLQDGSLPEWFHGFITRKQTEEQLKEKSFGSFLIRLNERSFGYILSYRGKDRCRHFVISCQRNGCYVISGDTQTHPSLAELISYYQTSKIEPFGENLTMACPNQEERSIYDEISVHQPRAFQQSSASTISELTREVSGSSPASRPAKEDSSPQPVTPRKKLQEQQESLSRENRKLSPEQDPEAAPLVPDKSCLLMAETFEEDFGTEGSIAYSAVKKHPLDNRSLEVPKYMCKVLVDSLPKPEEPGQVSASPYKKKTSTVFALTKQSDSLYGKKVTENSHPETTYSIISRDQDKSCLAFPAPTSGPSSVATPKKAMLSPPASAPPKLSPKLPNKPVTSSELWGSQSPFAAYASSLVFEKEPQEPNHPQSLPDLPRGNMHGQIIKMKHPKSTAPLHGDDLDEASNTYEQIPFTWSKGITHDPNSEKLLQSSLIQPKETYDQISVKTGRSSKAQVYTVNPCKKSPDPFSKAFSSKRNVFTAENTYEQIHFSPGKEAECKASQKSDKPRRFLFAEKKTKF, from the exons ATGGAAGCCAGCCTGGAAATTGAGAACCAGCCCTCCGAAATGCTCAGGGACCTGGTGCTGAGGTGGTTTCTGCAGGCGCAAGTTCCTCTGATGTTACAGGACGGCAGCTTGCCAGAATGGTTCCATGGATTCATTACAAGGAA GCAAACTGAAGAGCAGCTGAAAGAAAAAAGCTTTGGCAGTTTTCTCATCCGATTAAATGAGAGATCGTTTGGATACATCCTCTCCTACAG GGGAAAAGATCGATGCCGCCATTTTGTCATCAGTTGTCAACGGAATGGATGTTATGTCATATCAGGGGACACCCAGACCCATCCAAGCCTTGCGGAGCTCATAAGCTACTACCAGACTTCCAAGATAGAGCCTTTTGGAGAAAATCTGACTATGGCCTGTCCAAAT CAAGAGGAAAGAAGCATCTATGATGAAATCTCTGTGCATCAGCCAAGAGCTTTCCAGCAAAGCTCTGCAAGCACCATTTCGGAGCTGACCAGAGAAGTGTCTGGCAGCTCACCAGCCTCCAGGCCAGCAAAAGAAGACAGCAGCCCCCAGCCAGTGACACCCAGGAAAAAGCTTCAGGAGCAGCAGGAGTCTTTGTCAAGGGAGAACCGGAAGCTGAGCCCAGAG CAGGACCCCGAAGCAGCCCCACTGGTGCCAGACAAGAGCTGCTTGCTAATGGCAGAAACCTTTGAGGAAGACTTTGGAACCGAAGGAAGCATTGCTTATTCAGCAGTGAAGAAACACCCGTTAGACAACAGGAGCCTGGAGGTGCCAAAATACATGTGCAAAGTGTTGGTGGACAGTTTGCCAAAGCCTGAAGAACCCGGCCAAGTTAGTGCCTCTCCCTACAAGAAAAAAACAAGTACCGTGTTTGCATTGACTAAGCAATCTGATAGTCTATATGGCAAAAAAGTCACAGAAAACTCCCATCCAGAAACTACTTACTCCATAATTAGCCGAGACCAagacaagagctgtttggcattCCCTGCCCCCACCAGTGGTCCATCCTCTGTTGCTACACCCAAGAAAGCAATGCTAAGCCCTCCTGCTTCAGCTCCTCCCAAGCTGTCTCCTAAGTTACCTAATAAGCCTGTGACCTCCTCAGAACTCTGGGGGTCGCAGTCTCCATTTGCAGCCTATGCCAGCTCTCTTGTGTTTGAGAAAGAGCCTCAGGAACCAAACCACCCCCAGAGTTTGCCAGATTTGCCAAGGGGAAACATGCATGGGCAGATTATTAAGATGAAACACCCTAAATCCACAGCACCCCTCCATGGTGATGATCTTGATGAGGCAAGCAATACTTATGAACAGATTCCTTTTACTTGGTCAAAGGGCATCACCCATGACCCCAATTCAGAAAAGCTTCTCCAGTCTTCACTAATACAGCCCAAAGAGACTTATGATCAAATCTCTGTGAAGACTGGGAGATCCTCTAAGGCACAGGTCTATACTGTGAATCCATGCAAAAAGAGCCCTGATCCGTTCTCCAAAGCCTTTTCCTCAAAAAGGAATGTCTTCACTGCAGAGAACACCTATGAACAAATTCACTTCAGTCctggaaaagaagcagaatgcaaggCAAGCCAAAAG AGTGATAAGCCCAGAAGATTCCTGTTTGCAGAAAAGAAGACTAAATTCTGA